In Solanum lycopersicum chromosome 5, SLM_r2.1, the following are encoded in one genomic region:
- the LOC101253286 gene encoding stemmadenine O-acetyltransferase translates to MKIEIEIISKLVIKPSTPTPHELHNYKLSYLDQITPNILMPLVFFYQANNNFTKTHISNQLKTSLSHTLTKFYPLCGCLDVANTHVNCNDEGVPYVEAIAKCNLSDFLLDPLPNELNKLIPCDLHDVKEFCLLVQANFFQCGGMAIGIAISHKIADALSTFMIINTWGAIARGSIDIPCPRFDSSILFPPRDVTKFKSSVMIEKDNIVTKRFVFSASKVSALRDKYTEKGTENTRPPSRIEALSAFIWTRLMASIHAERDETKIYGMVHTVNLRTRSDPPLPDSLFGNVMQVVVTVPATDSNDNNSTNKEQDFELVKKVRESINNVNSEFVSGLRKKDQKHLSFIKEKANEQRKGELVVFNFTSLCRLPLYKADFGWGKPIWVGSARLVLKDVIGFLDTKSGNGIEAWVNLREEDMAIFEADKELLSWCSD, encoded by the coding sequence atgaaaattgaaatagaaaTCATCTCCAAATTGGTAATCAAACCATCTACACCAACCCCACATGAACTTCACAATTACAAACTTTCATATCTTGATCAAATTACTCCAAATATTTTGATGCCACTTGTTTTTTTCTATCAAGCAAACAATAACTTCACCAAAACACACATATCAAACCAACTCAAGACATCTTTATCACATACCTTGACAAAATTCTACCCTCTTTGTGGATGTCTAGACGTAGCCAACACCCACGTCAACTGCAACGATGAGGGTGTTCCATATGTAGAAGCCATAGCCAAATGCAATCTCTCAGACTTCCTTCTTGATCCACTTCCTAACGAACTTAACAAGCTCATCCCTTGTGATTTACATGATGTTAAAGAGTTTTGCTTACTAGTACAAGCAAACTTTTTTCAATGTGGAGGAATGGCTATTGGTATAGCCATTTCTCATAAGATAGCTGATGCATTGTCCACGTTCATGATTATTAATACCTGGGGAGCTATTGCAAGAGGGAGTATCGACATACCTTGTCCAAGATTTGATTCTTCCATACTATTTCCACCAAGAGATGTAACAAAGTTCAAATCAAGCGTCATGATTGAGAAAGACAACATTGTGACTAAGAGGTTTGTGTTCTCTGCCTCTAAAGTATCAGCACTCAGAGATAAGTATACTGAAAAGGGCACTGAAAATACTAGACCTCCCTCGAGGATTGAAGCTTTATCAGCTTTCATATGGACACGTTTGATGGCAAGTATTCATGCTGAAAGAGATGAAACTAAGATATATGGCATGGTTCATACGGTGAACTTACGTACCAGAAGTGATCCTCCATTGCCTGATTCCTTATTCGGGAATGTAATGCAAGTAGTCGTTACAGTACCAGCTACAgatagtaatgataataatagtactaATAAGGAACAAGATTTTGAGCTAGTAAAAAAAGTAAGAGAAAGTATAAACAACGTAAACAGTGAATTTGTCTCAGGTCTCCGGAAGAAGGATCAAAAACACTTGAGTTTCATCAAAGAGAAAGCAAATGAGCAGAGGAAAGGGGAGCTAGTCGTGTTCAACTTCACTAGTTTGTGTCGATTGCCTTTATACAAAGCTGATTTTGGTTGGGGAAAACCGATATGGGTAGGATCGGCTAGACTTGTTCTCAAGGATGTTATTGGTTTCCTAGACACAAAGTCAGGTAATGGCATAGAAGCCTGGGTAAATCTCAGAGAAGAAGACATGGCTATATTTGAAGCTGACAAGGAATTGCTTTCTTGGTGTAGTGACTGA
- the LOC101257170 gene encoding serine/threonine protein phosphatase 2A 57 kDa regulatory subunit B' theta isoform encodes MIKQIFGKKKQSKTAGSTSSKKSDGGGKKVGVSANTVISAPYSVSASTGDKFVRDGSLKLNGNLVAASYDALPSFRDVPNAEKQNLFIRKLNMCCVLFDFTDPTKNLKEKEIKRQTLLELVEYVTSANVKFTEVVMQAVVKMVSTNLFRELMPQPRENKTLAFDVEEDEPAMDPTWPHLQIVYEFLLRFVASPETDAKVAKRYIDHSFVLRLLDLFDSEDPREREYLKIILHRVYGKFMVHRPYIRKAINNIFYRFVFETEKHNGIAELLEILGSIINGFALPLKEEHKLFLVRTLIPLHKPKCLAMYHQQLTYCMTQFVEKDCKLADTVIRGLLKYWPVTNSSKEVMFLGELEEILEATQPPDFQRCMVPLFRRIAQCLTSLHFQVAERALFLWNNDHIENLIKQHRKVILPIIFPALERNARNHWNQAVHSLSLNIRKIFYDLDPELFKECLHNFQEDELKEDEIKSKREATWKRLEELAAKNTTSNEAVLVPSTGHSRT; translated from the exons ATGATCAAGCAGATATTTGGTAAGAAGAAGCAGTCGAAAACGGCTGGTTCAACTAGTTCAAAGAAAAGTGATGGAGGAGGTAAAAAGGTTGGGGTATCAGCTAATACTGTCATTTCAGCTCCTTATTCTGTTTCAGCTTCAACGGGGGATAAATTTGTTCGAGATGGGAGTTTAAAGCTTAATGGGAATCTCGTTGCAGCTTCTTATGATGCATTGCCTAGTTTTAGGGATGTTCCCAATGCTGAGAAACAAAACTTGTTTATTAGGAAGCTTAATATGTGTtgtgttttgtttgattttactGATCCTACAAAAAACCTTAAAGAAAAGGAGATCAAGCGACAGACGTTGTTGGAGCTCGTGGAGTACGTCACGTCTGCAAATGTGAAATTTACTGAAGTGGTGATGCAAGCAGTAGTAAAGATGGTGTCGACTAATTTGTTTAGGGAACTCATGCCCCAGCCTCGAGAAAACAAGACGTTGGCCTTTGATGTGGAAGAGGATGAACCTGCGATGGATCCTACATGGCCACATCTGCAAATTGTGTATGAGTTCCTTCTGAGGTTTGTTGCATCACCTGAAACTGATGCAAAAGTTGCCAAAAGATATATAGATCATTCCTTTGTACTCAGATTGCTTGATCTTTTTGACTCTGAGGATCCTAGGGAGAGGGAGTACTTGAAAATAATACTGCACCGTGTCTATGGGAAGTTTATGGTACACCGGCCTTACATCAGGAAGGCTattaataacatattttatcGTTTCGTTTTTGAGACTGAAAAACATAATGGGATTGCGGAGCTTCTGGAAATTCTTGGCAGCATAATCAATGGGTTTGCTTTGCCACTAAAAGAGGAACACAAGCTTTTTCTTGTACGGACATTGATTCCCTTGCATAAACCCAAATGCTTAGCCATGTACCATCAACAGTTAACTTATTGTATGACACAGTTTGTGGAGAAAGACTGCAAACTTGCTGATACAGTTATTAGGGGATTGTTAAAGTATTGGCCAGTAACAAATAGCTCAAAAGAGGTCATGTTCCTTGGTGAGTTGGAGGAAATCTTGGAAGCTACTCAACCACCAGATTTCCAAAGGTGTATGGTGCCGTTGTTTCGTCGTATTGCTCAATGTTTGACTAGCTTGCATTTTCAG GTGGCGGAGAGGGCTTTATTCTTGTGGAATAACGATCATATTGAGAATTTGATAAAGCAACATCGAAAAGTGATACTGCCTATCATCTTTCCTGCACTAGAAAGAAATGCCAGAAACCATTGGAATCAGGCTGTTCACAGTTTGTCACTGAATATTCGGAAGATATTCTATGATCTTGATCCTGAGCTATTCAAGGAGTGCTTgcacaactttcaagaagatgaatTGAAGGAAGATGAGATTAAGTCAAAACGTGAAGCTACATGGAAACGATTAGAAGAACTTGCGGCCAAAAATACTACAAGCAATGAAGCTGTGCTTGTGCCATCCACCGGGCATTCTCGAACTTAA
- the LOC138348614 gene encoding uncharacterized protein: MAAPLNPEEGQSSNRPPRFNGHFYSWWKVRIHDYLMAEDSELWDIVLDEPFVPTMEEMDGEKTILVPKPRQKYDKADRKKIEKGFKAKTLLVCGIEPDEYNRVSACDFAKEIWDCLKTAHEGTEQVKESKIDMLTSRYENFKMKKEKQYMTCSPSCLPLQMSCEVWSWESKVDAITEAKDLKVLTMDALIGNLKTHEMNRNYDLSKKEAKKDKSLMMKYKSDEDSSDDDMTYLISRFQKIVRKNKVYKRGTNGTRNAAQGDTCYKCGKVGHFIREYLLLKNESKEHQKPRSDKENRRDLVLGKRDRKVAADLVVKKALAAWG; encoded by the exons ATGGCAGCTCCACTTAACCCCGAAGAAGGTCAGTCGTCAAACAGacctcctcgtttcaatggacatttctacagttggtggaaagttagaataCATGATTACCTCATGGCTGAAGACAGCGAGTTATGGGATATTGTACTGGATGAACCATTTGTTCCTACGATGGAAGAAATGGATGGAGAGAAAACTATTCTTGTCCCAAAGCCTAGGCAGAAGTATGACAAAGCTGacaggaaaaagattgaaaaaggtttcaaagctaaaactcttctTGTCTGTGGGATAGAACCTGATGAGTACAACAGAGTTTCAGCCTGTGACTTTGCTAAGGAAATTTGGGACTGCTTGAAGACTGCacatgaaggaactgaacaagtcaaagaatctAAGATTGATATGCTTACCTCACGATAtgagaacttcaaaatgaagaaggagaaacaatacatgacatgttcaccaagttgtcttccattacaaatgagctgcgaagtctgg TCTTGGGAGAGCAAGGTTGATGCCATTACTGAAGCCAAGGATCTGAAGGTGCTGACTATGGATGCTTTGATTGGTAATCTGAAGACTCACGAGATGAATCGAAATTACGATTTATCGAAGAAGGAAGCCAAGAAGGACAAGTCATTGATGATGAAGTACAAATCAGATGAAGATTccagtgatgatgatatgaCATATCTCATCAgcagatttcaaaaaattgtgaggaaaaacaaagtttataaaagaggaacaaatggtACTCGTAATGCTGCTCAAGGTGATACttgctacaagtgtggaaaagtTGGGCACTTCATCAGAGAGTATCTTTTGCTCAAGAATGAAAGCAAGGAACATCAAAAACCAAGAAGTGACAAAGAGAatagaagggacctggtactcgGCAAGAGAGATCGAAAAGTTGCTGCAGATTTGGTTGTCAAAAAggctcttgctgcatggggGTGA